One genomic region from Leptospira montravelensis encodes:
- a CDS encoding HPP family protein → MFFWIHDGRILPNTPATYTDRVHKIHPGGKSSPISGEKEDGTTRSTPSFLHRTPGEVYQESANQTEKTVYFLHEIMSTPAHTLPSSETISNCLDFMLEKGIRHLPIVNDLGTLVGFVSDRDILEKSKSYERDWPISDIMTKRVLVGSPGSEIRGVTQVLLEERIGCIPVVNDDNQPIGMITRSDLLRLLLKYPNLNIIA, encoded by the coding sequence ATGTTCTTTTGGATACATGACGGGCGCATTTTACCAAATACACCGGCTACTTATACAGATCGGGTGCACAAAATCCATCCCGGGGGAAAAAGCTCCCCGATTTCGGGCGAAAAAGAAGATGGTACGACTCGGTCCACTCCCTCATTTTTGCATCGTACCCCAGGCGAAGTTTACCAGGAATCAGCAAATCAAACCGAAAAAACTGTCTACTTCCTTCATGAAATCATGTCAACACCGGCACATACCCTGCCTTCTTCCGAAACGATATCCAATTGTTTGGATTTTATGTTGGAAAAGGGAATTCGTCACCTCCCCATCGTTAATGATTTGGGAACTTTAGTTGGTTTTGTTTCCGATCGGGATATTCTTGAAAAAAGTAAGTCTTACGAAAGAGACTGGCCCATTTCAGATATAATGACAAAACGTGTGTTAGTTGGTTCTCCAGGTTCTGAGATCAGAGGGGTCACACAAGTTCTTTTGGAAGAAAGAATTGGCTGTATTCCTGTCGTAAATGACGATAATCAACCTATTGGTATGATCACACGTTCCGATTTACTTCGTTTGTTATTAAAGTATCCGAATTTGAATATCATTGCTTAA
- a CDS encoding sodium:solute symporter, whose product MFWDLLVLIFYFVIVFYFGFHFAKNNQKEEDFYLAKKEIHWFFLLLSLVATETSSLTFLSIPSLSFKGDYRFLEIAFGYLIGRTIVALYLLPSYFSGNTISVYEYVGNRFGKSPQKTLSLVFTVSRLLGDGIRLYVSSLPIAFLLERMGLNLSPEILGMIALTTLSIVTIIYSVVGGFRAIVFTDVLQWFIYIFGGIFALGLLIDKLDISIWEGIKNLQTSHKLNLFVLDYLPSGDNSYFILFALIGGAFISIGSHGTDLMLVQRVIATKNLVSGQKILIGSGIVVLVQFILFLCIGSLLYLFYSGQSMAPDKVFSQFIVAEVPSPILGILVAAILASAMSTLSSTINSLSLTWARDWGMDRWFSPRTLSLFFGVTLFVSSLVPYFLIQTWEKGVLEMGLTIFSYTLGPSIAVFFLAKGKAELPVSGLVFSVFFLTSILGTVAIGLGFQISFTLLIPIGFGIQIFLVQISRLVFKKN is encoded by the coding sequence ATGTTTTGGGATTTACTCGTCCTTATTTTTTATTTTGTGATCGTTTTTTATTTTGGATTTCACTTTGCCAAAAATAACCAAAAAGAAGAAGACTTTTACCTCGCTAAAAAAGAGATCCATTGGTTCTTTCTTTTATTGTCCCTTGTGGCAACAGAAACCTCAAGTTTAACTTTTTTAAGTATACCTTCCTTATCTTTCAAAGGAGATTATAGATTTTTAGAAATTGCTTTTGGTTATTTGATTGGTAGGACAATTGTTGCTTTGTATCTTTTGCCATCCTACTTTTCAGGAAATACCATTTCGGTTTACGAATATGTTGGTAATCGTTTTGGTAAATCACCTCAAAAAACATTGTCCCTAGTTTTTACTGTTTCCAGACTTCTAGGAGATGGAATCCGCTTGTATGTGAGTTCCTTGCCAATTGCTTTTTTATTAGAAAGGATGGGCCTAAATTTATCTCCAGAAATTTTAGGGATGATTGCTTTAACCACATTAAGTATTGTCACAATCATTTATTCGGTGGTAGGTGGGTTTCGTGCGATCGTTTTTACCGATGTACTCCAATGGTTTATTTATATTTTTGGTGGGATCTTTGCACTAGGCCTACTCATTGATAAATTAGACATTTCTATTTGGGAAGGAATTAAAAACCTTCAAACCTCACATAAACTTAATTTATTTGTTTTGGATTACCTTCCTTCCGGTGACAATAGTTACTTTATCTTATTTGCACTGATTGGTGGTGCCTTTATTTCCATTGGTTCCCACGGCACAGACCTAATGCTTGTTCAACGAGTGATTGCCACAAAAAATTTAGTATCAGGCCAAAAGATACTCATCGGTAGTGGAATTGTAGTCCTAGTGCAATTTATCCTTTTTCTTTGTATAGGATCCCTTCTTTATCTTTTTTATTCAGGCCAATCAATGGCACCTGACAAAGTGTTTAGCCAATTTATTGTGGCGGAGGTCCCTTCTCCAATCCTTGGGATTCTCGTAGCAGCAATCCTTGCCAGTGCCATGTCCACATTGAGTTCCACAATCAACTCTCTCTCTTTGACATGGGCTCGCGATTGGGGAATGGACAGGTGGTTTAGTCCACGCACACTATCTCTTTTTTTTGGTGTCACTCTTTTCGTTTCCAGCTTAGTACCTTATTTTCTCATACAAACCTGGGAAAAAGGAGTTTTGGAAATGGGTTTAACCATATTTTCCTACACACTTGGTCCATCCATTGCCGTTTTCTTTTTAGCCAAAGGAAAAGCCGAGTTACCGGTATCGGGACTCGTATTTTCGGTATTTTTTCTAACCAGTATCCTTGGCACGGTTGCCATAGGTTTAGGTTTTCAAATCTCCTTCACCCTACTCATCCCGATTGGATTTGGAATCCAAATCTTTCTTGTACAAATTTCTAGATTGGTGTTTAAAAAAAATTGA
- the leuA2 gene encoding 2-isopropylmalate synthase LeuA2: MKPNQIKIQDVTLRDGNQALRRPWTLEEKIEVFDLLVALNVDGIEVGFPSSNETEFVASKTLAKRAPVGKPIAGLSRANETEIAKTWDAIQYANKPRMHIVYPVSEFSIRHVLKISEKEVIQKVQKSITFARSIVGPDVEIQFSGEHFGDAIENFAFTKEVFLSAIEAGANIINLPNTVERYRPMVFVNMVKEMKEFIGNRAKVSVHTHNDLGMATATSVECVYVGAEQIEVALNGLGERAGNTNLYETCIALHQNGESLGINFQRIYPTAKRISEMTGIPIGEKTPIIGEDIFSHRSGIHQDGVAKTIKQSKGAYRTFSPEFVGRNDNETISFTNQSGHRAIQFLLENRGIVVPQSEIHRLFEIAKAISSQENNREITEAELVDLATRFAATL, translated from the coding sequence ATGAAACCAAACCAAATTAAAATTCAAGACGTAACCTTACGGGACGGAAACCAAGCATTAAGAAGACCCTGGACCTTAGAAGAAAAAATAGAGGTCTTTGACTTACTTGTCGCATTGAATGTCGATGGAATCGAAGTGGGATTTCCTTCTTCTAATGAAACTGAATTTGTCGCAAGTAAAACCTTAGCCAAACGAGCACCGGTGGGTAAACCTATTGCCGGATTATCTAGAGCCAACGAAACAGAAATCGCTAAAACTTGGGATGCCATTCAATATGCAAACAAACCAAGAATGCATATCGTTTACCCCGTAAGTGAATTTTCGATCCGTCATGTATTAAAAATTTCTGAAAAAGAAGTCATTCAAAAGGTCCAAAAATCAATTACCTTTGCCAGATCCATAGTGGGACCAGATGTAGAAATCCAGTTCTCCGGGGAACATTTTGGTGATGCAATAGAAAACTTTGCTTTTACAAAGGAAGTTTTTCTTTCTGCTATTGAGGCAGGTGCCAATATCATCAACTTACCCAATACCGTCGAACGATACCGACCTATGGTATTTGTGAATATGGTAAAGGAAATGAAAGAGTTTATTGGAAATAGAGCCAAAGTTTCTGTACATACACATAATGATTTGGGAATGGCGACCGCAACATCCGTTGAATGTGTTTATGTGGGGGCCGAACAAATTGAAGTAGCATTGAACGGTTTAGGTGAAAGAGCAGGAAATACAAATCTATACGAAACATGTATCGCCTTACATCAAAATGGTGAGTCCTTAGGAATCAATTTCCAAAGAATTTACCCAACGGCAAAACGTATCTCCGAAATGACTGGCATACCTATTGGAGAAAAAACTCCCATTATTGGGGAAGATATTTTTTCCCATCGATCCGGGATCCATCAAGATGGAGTTGCCAAGACCATCAAACAGTCAAAAGGTGCTTACCGAACTTTTTCCCCTGAATTTGTTGGAAGAAATGACAACGAAACCATTTCCTTTACGAACCAATCAGGCCATAGGGCCATTCAGTTTTTGTTAGAAAACAGAGGAATAGTGGTTCCACAATCGGAAATCCATCGTTTGTTTGAAATTGCTAAAGCCATTTCTTCCCAGGAGAATAACAGAGAGATCACCGAAGCAGAGTTAGTGGATTTAGCGACAAGGTTTGCGGCGACTCTCTGA